One genomic window of Dysgonomonadaceae bacterium PH5-43 includes the following:
- a CDS encoding ATP-dependent RNA helicase DeaD (product_source=KO:K05592; cath_funfam=3.30.70.330,3.40.50.300; cog=COG0513; ko=KO:K05592; pfam=PF00270,PF00271,PF03880; smart=SM00487,SM00490; superfamily=52540,54928) encodes MKTFEELGVASNIIKAISEMGYENPMPVQEEVIPYLLGNDNEVIALAQTGTGKTAAFGLPILQQIQLNNTQPQAVILCPTRELCLQIANDLNDYSKYIDKLKVIPVYGGSSIESQIRALKRGVHVIVATPGRLIDLINRKTVSLKFVRNVILDEADEMLNMGFTESIDEILSHVPENRNMLLFSATMPNEISKITKKYMRNPHEIIIGKKNEGAKNVKHVYYMVNAKDKYLVLKRIADYNPNIYGIVFCRTRKETQEIADLLIKDGYNADSLHGDLSQAQRDYVMQKFRIRNIQLLVATDVAARGLDVDDLTHVINYGLPDDTESYTHRSGRTGRAGKTGTSISIIHLREKGKVKDIEKKINKQFEIGVIPSGAQICERQLFSFMDKLEKVKVNEEEIQDILPSIYRKLDWLDKEDIIKRLISLEFSRLIDYYQDADEIEAPDERNKRDRFSNKDGKVDRGSGRATEKGFVRLFINVGRVDGFSVHNLIGLLNDNISGKKVDLGKIDLMSKFSFFEVREKEKDRVIQNLDGVEMEGRTIAVQQAQPSSSDGSRRERSNGSGRRDASAGRRERSDRGGRRDDKRSRGSKEQRRKKY; translated from the coding sequence TTGAAGACATTTGAAGAATTAGGAGTTGCTTCTAACATTATAAAAGCAATCTCAGAAATGGGTTACGAAAACCCTATGCCAGTACAAGAAGAAGTGATTCCATATTTACTTGGCAATGATAACGAAGTTATAGCCTTAGCTCAAACAGGAACAGGTAAAACCGCTGCATTTGGGCTCCCTATCTTACAGCAAATACAGCTAAATAATACTCAACCTCAAGCAGTAATATTATGTCCAACAAGAGAACTGTGTTTGCAAATTGCTAACGATCTTAACGACTACTCTAAGTATATAGATAAGCTAAAAGTTATCCCTGTTTATGGAGGGTCAAGCATAGAGAGCCAAATAAGAGCTCTAAAAAGAGGTGTGCATGTAATAGTTGCAACGCCAGGGCGACTTATCGACCTTATTAACCGTAAAACGGTATCATTAAAGTTTGTTAGAAATGTAATACTCGATGAAGCTGATGAAATGCTTAATATGGGATTTACTGAAAGTATAGATGAAATACTTTCGCACGTTCCGGAAAATAGAAATATGCTTTTGTTTTCAGCTACTATGCCTAACGAAATTTCTAAGATTACCAAAAAGTATATGCGTAATCCGCACGAAATAATTATAGGAAAGAAAAACGAAGGAGCAAAAAACGTTAAGCACGTATATTATATGGTTAATGCCAAAGATAAGTATTTGGTATTGAAAAGAATTGCGGATTATAACCCCAATATATATGGTATAGTATTTTGCCGTACTCGTAAAGAAACTCAAGAAATTGCCGACCTACTTATTAAAGATGGTTATAATGCCGACTCTTTACATGGCGATTTGTCGCAAGCTCAGAGAGATTATGTTATGCAAAAATTTCGTATTCGTAACATACAATTATTAGTTGCAACAGACGTGGCTGCTCGTGGATTAGATGTAGACGATCTTACTCACGTTATAAATTATGGTTTGCCAGACGATACAGAATCTTATACTCACCGCAGTGGACGTACGGGACGAGCTGGTAAAACAGGAACTTCAATTTCTATTATTCACCTTCGTGAAAAAGGTAAAGTAAAAGATATTGAAAAGAAAATCAATAAACAATTTGAAATAGGAGTTATACCTTCTGGTGCACAGATTTGCGAAAGACAGCTATTCAGTTTTATGGATAAGTTGGAAAAGGTAAAGGTTAATGAAGAAGAAATTCAAGATATACTTCCTTCTATCTATCGAAAACTCGATTGGTTAGACAAAGAAGATATAATTAAAAGATTAATATCTTTAGAATTTAGTCGATTAATTGACTATTATCAAGATGCCGACGAAATAGAAGCACCTGATGAAAGGAATAAAAGAGACAGGTTTTCTAATAAAGACGGTAAAGTTGACAGAGGTTCTGGTCGTGCAACCGAAAAAGGATTTGTTCGCCTATTTATAAACGTAGGTAGAGTTGATGGCTTTAGCGTGCATAACCTTATAGGTTTACTTAACGACAATATTTCGGGTAAAAAGGTTGATTTAGGAAAGATAGATCTTATGAGTAAGTTTTCTTTCTTTGAAGTTCGCGAAAAAGAAAAAGACCGTGTAATCCAAAACTTAGACGGTGTTGAAATGGAGGGAAGAACCATTGCTGTGCAACAAGCTCAACCATCTTCATCTGACGGATCTCGAAGAGAAAGATCTAATGGTTCTGGTAGGAGAGATGCCTCTGCCGGCAGAAGAGAAAGATCAGATAGAGGAGGTAGAAGAGACGATAAAAGAAGTAGAGGCTCTAAAGAGCAGCGTCGCAAGAAATATTAA
- a CDS encoding 2-aminoethylphosphonate-pyruvate transaminase (product_source=KO:K03430; cath_funfam=3.40.640.10,3.90.1150.10; cog=COG0075; ko=KO:K03430; pfam=PF00266; superfamily=53383; tigrfam=TIGR02326) — translation MEATIGATVKSDDKLLIISNGAYGKRMATIADYYKLDYELISLHETEQVTPQIVKQALSTHSNITHFAMVHCETTTGILNQLEEISRVVQEYPVTFIVDAMSSFGGIPIDIDAYGIDFLISSSNKCIQGVPGFGFIIANRKELSRCKGNAHSLSLDIYDQWEAMEKGKGKWRFTSPTHVVRAFHQALSELEKEGGVEARYRRYKENNTILIEGMQAIGFTLLLSPDKQSPIISSFLYPSDNFDFQAFYDRLKQKGFVIYPGKISDAETFRIGNIGDVHPQDIVNLLSAIREISNQLSLF, via the coding sequence GTGGAAGCAACCATAGGTGCCACAGTAAAATCGGACGATAAACTATTGATAATTTCCAATGGCGCATATGGTAAAAGAATGGCAACTATTGCAGATTATTATAAACTGGATTATGAGTTGATTTCGCTCCATGAAACAGAACAAGTCACACCACAAATCGTTAAACAAGCGTTATCCACTCATAGCAATATTACCCATTTTGCAATGGTTCATTGCGAAACTACCACCGGAATATTAAATCAACTCGAAGAAATCAGCCGTGTGGTACAAGAATACCCTGTAACCTTTATAGTTGATGCCATGAGTAGTTTTGGAGGAATACCTATTGATATAGATGCTTATGGTATCGACTTCCTGATTAGTAGCTCCAACAAATGCATTCAGGGTGTGCCAGGGTTTGGTTTTATCATTGCCAACAGAAAAGAACTTAGCAGATGTAAAGGAAATGCCCATTCGCTATCATTAGATATATACGACCAATGGGAAGCAATGGAAAAAGGCAAAGGGAAATGGCGTTTCACATCGCCTACCCATGTAGTGAGGGCTTTTCATCAGGCTCTTTCCGAATTAGAAAAAGAAGGAGGTGTCGAGGCTCGTTACCGACGCTATAAGGAAAATAATACAATACTTATAGAAGGAATGCAAGCCATTGGTTTTACCCTGCTTTTGTCCCCAGATAAACAAAGCCCGATTATTTCGTCGTTTCTTTATCCTTCAGACAATTTCGACTTTCAGGCGTTTTATGATAGATTAAAACAAAAAGGATTTGTAATATATCCCGGAAAAATATCGGATGCAGAAACATTCCGTATCGGAAACATAGGTGATGTTCACCCTCAAGACATCGTTAACTTGCTATCTGCTATCCGAGAAATCAGCAACCAACTATCTTTATTTTAA
- a CDS encoding phosphonoacetaldehyde hydrolase (product_source=TIGR01422; cath_funfam=3.40.50.1000; cog=COG0637; pfam=PF13419,PF18943; superfamily=56784; tigrfam=TIGR01422; transmembrane_helix_parts=Outside_1_9,TMhelix_10_29,Inside_30_49,TMhelix_50_72,Outside_73_309) codes for MSEKNKSKFLFIFWAGGTALLSYSLVYALRKPYTAAAFANYEVFGMDYKVVVTIAQIIGYTISKFIGIKLISEMYQSFEKHLFSSLRDFTDPIPGVLEVINNLRLRGIKIGSTTGYTMKMMDVVRPEAKSKGYMVDNLVTPDNLPAGRPAPYMIYQNMIDLGIASVNQVIKVGDTIADIKEGVNANVHSVGIVVGSNEMGLTEKEYNQLSVSERGNRIEEVRNRMLEAGANAVLTTIAELPAYIDLLSKKENENTMRNYLLLTPGPLSTTQTVKEAMLQDWCTWDKDYNEGIVTPIRQQLLKLANVNNK; via the coding sequence ATGAGTGAAAAAAATAAATCTAAGTTTCTTTTTATATTTTGGGCTGGAGGGACTGCATTATTATCTTACTCTCTGGTATATGCACTACGCAAACCTTATACAGCGGCGGCTTTTGCCAATTATGAAGTTTTCGGAATGGATTACAAAGTGGTAGTTACAATAGCGCAAATAATAGGCTATACCATTTCCAAATTTATCGGTATTAAGCTCATATCGGAAATGTACCAGAGTTTTGAAAAACATTTATTCTCGTCTTTACGTGATTTTACCGACCCAATACCAGGAGTACTTGAAGTGATAAATAACCTTCGCCTCCGTGGCATTAAAATAGGTTCAACCACAGGCTACACAATGAAAATGATGGACGTGGTTCGACCCGAAGCAAAATCAAAAGGATATATGGTCGACAATCTGGTAACCCCCGACAACCTGCCAGCAGGGCGTCCAGCTCCGTATATGATTTACCAGAATATGATCGATCTGGGTATAGCCTCTGTCAATCAGGTTATAAAGGTGGGCGATACCATTGCCGATATAAAAGAAGGCGTAAATGCCAATGTACATTCTGTCGGTATTGTAGTGGGAAGTAATGAAATGGGACTTACCGAAAAAGAATATAACCAACTGTCTGTATCAGAAAGAGGAAATCGCATAGAAGAAGTGCGGAACCGAATGTTGGAAGCCGGAGCCAATGCGGTACTTACCACTATCGCAGAACTGCCAGCTTATATTGACTTATTATCGAAAAAAGAAAACGAAAACACGATGCGAAACTATTTATTATTAACTCCGGGTCCTCTTAGCACAACACAAACGGTTAAGGAAGCCATGCTGCAAGACTGGTGCACATGGGACAAGGATTACAACGAAGGCATTGTAACACCTATCCGTCAACAATTACTTAAATTAGCCAACGTTAACAATAAATAA